From Pseudanabaena sp. PCC 6802, one genomic window encodes:
- a CDS encoding methyltransferase, with the protein MPIQGKTMESNLQTQVTPEHIMQFVFGYAPSLILEVALHHRVFDVLNNTSKTIELVSEETGASARGLRAIMNALVGLALLSKDEEQRYSLTPESSAFLVSTQPSFLGGLLHHTVRGLLPQWMQLSEVVQTGKPTIAVNRETIGAPYFEAFVPALFPAAYPSAKVLANTLGLGHVEQPISVLDLAAGSGVWGIALAQASPQVRVTAVDWADVIPVTQRIAEQHGVGDRFQYLAGDLLEVDFGFGYQVVILGQILHSEGEVRSRLLLEKVFAALAPSGTIAISEWLTNSDRTGPLNALIFAVNMLVHTDRGDTFSTEEISGWLSDKGFIDIRTVEIPGPSPLILATKPH; encoded by the coding sequence ATGCCTATACAAGGTAAAACAATGGAATCCAACCTGCAAACTCAAGTTACTCCCGAGCACATTATGCAGTTTGTTTTTGGCTATGCGCCTTCCCTCATTCTCGAAGTTGCCCTCCATCATCGTGTCTTTGACGTGCTAAATAATACTTCTAAGACTATCGAACTGGTAAGTGAAGAAACCGGAGCATCCGCGCGCGGACTGCGTGCTATCATGAATGCCCTGGTCGGACTGGCTCTGCTATCTAAAGATGAGGAGCAACGCTACAGCCTGACCCCAGAGAGCAGCGCTTTTCTCGTCAGTACACAACCCAGCTTTCTCGGCGGGCTACTGCATCACACAGTTAGGGGACTTTTGCCCCAATGGATGCAGTTATCCGAAGTCGTGCAGACGGGTAAACCTACTATTGCTGTGAATCGAGAGACAATCGGCGCGCCTTACTTTGAAGCATTCGTCCCCGCACTTTTCCCCGCAGCATATCCGTCTGCGAAAGTGCTGGCAAACACGTTGGGCTTGGGTCATGTCGAACAGCCGATATCAGTATTAGATTTAGCGGCAGGCTCTGGTGTTTGGGGTATTGCTCTGGCACAAGCCTCTCCTCAAGTGAGAGTGACAGCAGTTGACTGGGCAGACGTGATTCCTGTCACGCAGAGAATTGCCGAGCAGCATGGGGTCGGCGATCGCTTTCAATATCTTGCAGGCGATCTATTGGAAGTGGACTTCGGCTTCGGCTACCAGGTTGTTATCTTGGGACAAATCCTGCATAGCGAAGGGGAAGTGCGAAGCCGCCTTTTGCTGGAGAAGGTTTTTGCCGCACTTGCGCCAAGCGGTACGATCGCGATCTCCGAATGGCTGACGAATAGCGATCGCACGGGGCCGTTAAATGCCCTGATTTTCGCCGTGAATATGCTCGTCCATACCGATCGGGGCGATACCTTCTCTACAGAAGAGATTAGCGGTTGGTTGAGCGACAAAGGATTTATCGACATCCGAACTGTAGAAATTCCGGGACCTTCGCCACTGATATTAGCGACTAAGCCGCATTAA
- a CDS encoding calcium-binding protein, translating to MNFLDLTNGNDSFVLEPGQANGAVVRGLAGNDTIFGSEDAENIQGNDGNDDIIGGGGMDTLSGGAGDDTLTSLNDSITLFGGSGNDFLFGGTGDDILHGGRGTDNVDGGGGNDTLDGGLGVRDLLIGGASHGNDVFILRGNNTFADPSSAAEIFDFNPDTDEIGLTGGVSEGDLSLVADGDNTLIRLGVSGEYLGVVDGVSPEKIAGHFISA from the coding sequence ATGAATTTCTTAGATTTAACTAATGGCAATGACTCTTTCGTTCTCGAGCCAGGCCAAGCGAATGGGGCGGTCGTGCGCGGTCTCGCCGGTAATGACACCATCTTTGGCTCGGAGGATGCAGAGAATATTCAAGGTAATGACGGCAACGACGACATTATTGGCGGTGGAGGTATGGATACGCTCAGCGGTGGTGCTGGCGATGACACTTTGACAAGCCTTAACGATAGCATCACTCTTTTTGGCGGGTCGGGCAACGATTTTCTCTTTGGCGGTACTGGAGACGATATTCTTCATGGTGGTAGAGGAACGGATAATGTTGATGGTGGAGGTGGTAACGACACTCTTGACGGTGGTTTGGGAGTTCGCGATTTATTAATAGGTGGGGCCAGTCACGGCAACGATGTATTTATTCTAAGAGGCAATAATACTTTTGCCGACCCATCATCCGCCGCTGAGATCTTTGACTTTAACCCAGACACTGACGAGATCGGACTTACTGGTGGTGTAAGTGAAGGAGATTTGTCATTAGTGGCTGACGGAGACAATACTCTAATCAGATTAGGTGTCTCGGGAGAATATCTGGGTGTAGTTGATGGCGTATCTCCAGAGAAAATTGCGGGACATTTTATCAGCGCGTAA
- a CDS encoding DUF2605 domain-containing protein, which yields MRMSNPPSPESELLQELLDPLLEDFRYWFGRSRDLLELQKLSFLSDAEQSSLLSRVKDALKEVETATVLFNATGKQVGIDIAAMKPWHGLLMECQSVGIRYHQSKTT from the coding sequence ATGCGCATGAGCAACCCTCCATCTCCAGAGTCCGAGTTATTACAAGAACTTCTAGACCCATTGCTAGAAGACTTTCGTTACTGGTTTGGGCGATCGCGTGATCTGTTGGAGTTGCAAAAGTTAAGTTTTCTTTCCGATGCCGAACAGTCTAGCTTACTTTCTAGAGTAAAAGACGCATTAAAAGAAGTAGAAACAGCTACTGTCCTTTTCAACGCAACTGGCAAGCAGGTAGGCATAGACATAGCTGCAATGAAACCCTGGCACGGTCTTTTGATGGAATGCCAATCAGTCGGAATACGTTACCATCAAAGTAAAACAACCTAG
- a CDS encoding TldD/PmbA family protein yields MTLAVKVAPEQVLEEVLAKTKSHTESAEAYYISSDDTPIEFENNRLKSVQAKSQQGVALRVIANGKIGFASSTDLSRLDELVAAAVQTAAIGEVADFEFASDLRVQEGDTAKNMPSTDRLVDVGNRLISQVLAYNSDILVSVEFHLRSRRIAIATSSGVLATSRKQTSSATLGGNLVKGEDFLQAYSYDVVSGGEPDYDRILAQVLQKYRHAERSAEISSGNLPVLFTPRAVTSTIGGLFDTVLSGQAVTQKASPLADRVGETLFDPRLSILEDPTIGVSACSFDDEGTPTQTKTFIDRGRVEGFYWDRRWAARSGRQSTGNGFRGGISRPSPNTINLCFAPGQTSYADLIAGIEEGIIVDQVLGAGQSNQLAGEFSVNLDLGFKVEKGEIVGRVKNTMVAGSIFEAFQNMVDLSSETEWVGGSALMPAILFARLGVAARG; encoded by the coding sequence GTGACATTAGCGGTTAAGGTTGCCCCCGAGCAAGTATTAGAAGAAGTATTAGCTAAAACTAAATCGCATACTGAGTCTGCCGAAGCCTATTACATCAGTAGCGACGATACGCCAATTGAGTTTGAAAACAATCGCCTCAAAAGCGTACAGGCTAAATCGCAGCAAGGTGTCGCTTTGCGCGTAATCGCCAACGGCAAAATTGGTTTTGCTAGCTCCACCGATCTATCGCGCCTGGACGAGTTAGTTGCCGCAGCGGTGCAAACTGCTGCAATTGGCGAAGTTGCCGATTTTGAATTTGCCTCGGATCTGCGAGTGCAGGAAGGCGATACTGCCAAAAACATGCCGAGTACGGATCGCCTTGTCGATGTGGGGAATCGCTTAATTTCCCAGGTACTGGCCTATAATTCCGATATTCTCGTGAGCGTAGAGTTTCACTTGCGATCGCGTCGGATCGCGATCGCCACCAGTAGCGGGGTGCTGGCAACCAGTCGCAAGCAAACGAGCAGCGCCACCCTGGGCGGTAATTTAGTTAAGGGCGAGGACTTTCTCCAGGCCTATAGCTACGATGTCGTCTCCGGTGGCGAACCAGATTACGATCGCATCTTGGCGCAGGTATTACAGAAATATCGCCATGCGGAGCGATCGGCAGAGATTAGCAGCGGTAACTTACCAGTTTTATTTACGCCCCGCGCCGTCACCAGCACCATCGGCGGTCTGTTTGACACTGTCCTGTCCGGTCAAGCAGTAACCCAGAAAGCCTCTCCCCTTGCAGACCGCGTCGGTGAAACCCTATTCGATCCGCGTCTGAGCATTCTAGAAGATCCAACCATAGGCGTTTCGGCTTGCAGTTTTGATGATGAGGGTACGCCGACGCAAACTAAAACGTTTATCGATCGCGGTCGAGTGGAAGGATTCTACTGGGATCGGCGCTGGGCGGCGCGATCTGGGCGACAATCCACTGGCAACGGCTTTAGAGGAGGCATATCGCGCCCATCTCCCAATACAATTAACCTGTGCTTTGCCCCCGGTCAGACCAGCTATGCCGATCTGATTGCTGGTATAGAGGAGGGCATAATTGTCGATCAGGTTTTGGGTGCCGGACAATCAAATCAATTGGCAGGGGAATTTTCTGTTAATCTCGACTTAGGGTTTAAAGTCGAAAAAGGTGAAATTGTCGGGCGCGTCAAAAATACTATGGTAGCTGGCAGTATTTTCGAGGCTTTCCAAAATATGGTGGATCTCAGTAGCGAGACCGAGTGGGTAGGTGGTAGCGCCCTCATGCCAGCCATTCTCTTCGCTCGACTTGGTGTAGCAGCTAGGGGTTAG
- the menB gene encoding 1,4-dihydroxy-2-naphthoyl-CoA synthase, producing the protein MTDWQLVAGFEDILYHKADGMAKVTINRPHVRNAFRPQTISEMIRAFTDAREDTDIGVVLLTGAGPASDGKYAFCAGGDQKVRGESGYISENGVPRLNVLDLQRLIRTMPQPVIALVAGYAIGGGHVLHVVCDLTIAADNAIFGQTGPMVGSFDGGFGASYLARIVGQKKAREIWYLCRQYNAQEALEMGLVNKVVPVEQLETEGIAWAQEILEKSPLAIRCLKAAMNADCDGQAGIQELAGNATLLFYMTAEAQEGKQAFLEKRKPNFRQYPNLP; encoded by the coding sequence ATGACTGATTGGCAGCTAGTTGCCGGGTTTGAGGATATTCTCTATCACAAGGCCGATGGCATGGCTAAGGTGACGATTAATCGTCCCCATGTGCGCAACGCCTTTCGCCCACAAACAATCTCAGAAATGATTCGGGCTTTTACAGATGCCCGCGAGGATACCGACATTGGTGTGGTTTTACTCACTGGAGCCGGGCCTGCCTCTGACGGTAAGTATGCTTTTTGCGCTGGTGGCGATCAGAAAGTGCGAGGAGAAAGTGGCTACATCTCGGAAAATGGCGTACCGCGCCTCAACGTTTTAGATTTGCAAAGACTAATTCGGACGATGCCCCAGCCCGTGATTGCTTTAGTGGCTGGCTACGCGATTGGTGGGGGGCACGTTCTTCATGTAGTATGCGATTTAACGATCGCTGCCGATAATGCTATTTTTGGGCAAACTGGCCCGATGGTGGGCAGCTTCGATGGCGGGTTCGGTGCTTCCTATCTTGCCCGCATTGTAGGGCAGAAAAAGGCGCGGGAAATTTGGTATTTGTGCCGTCAATATAATGCCCAAGAGGCCTTAGAAATGGGCTTAGTCAATAAAGTCGTACCCGTCGAGCAGCTTGAAACCGAAGGAATTGCTTGGGCACAGGAAATATTAGAGAAAAGCCCCCTTGCCATTCGCTGCCTCAAGGCTGCTATGAATGCTGACTGCGACGGTCAGGCAGGCATTCAAGAATTGGCAGGCAATGCCACGTTACTTTTTTACATGACTGCTGAAGCCCAGGAGGGCAAGCAAGCTTTCCTAGAGAAGCGCAAGCCCAATTTCCGCCAATACCCGAATTTGCCTTAA
- a CDS encoding putative bifunctional diguanylate cyclase/phosphodiesterase: MTKILVIEDMESLREEMIEALSYEGFDVIGAENGVVGVRLALEHLPNLIVCDVMMPELDGYETLATLRREPSTATIPFIFLTAKADKADMRQGMELGADDYLTKPFTIEELLSAIAARLKKQATLQERVERELKQTESRMTYLAQHDDLTNLPNRLLFHDLLQQAVAQAATQRQNLVLGFLDIDQFHIINNTLGHDIGDLLLQALARRLQDKLPPPHLVARLRGDVFAIILVNLVNPEEAELKNMAQNILDFVSLPYKIYGHEIFTTASLGLTVYPNDSLEVDGLIKNADTAMYYAKEAGRNSYKFYTSELNAKTAEVMALENSLRRALDRQEFRLFYQPQFSLATGKIVGAEALLRWQHPELGIIAPSKFIHLAENSGLILRLSEWVVHTACAQYAAWEASGVKLNRLAINISGQHYRQGNLIDLLKEMLGKYNFQPQSLELEITERVITKDADVTLPVLSELRHMGLRIAIDDFGTGFSSLSYLRNFPVDTIKIDRCFVRDITTDKHDAAIAMAIIDLAHTLSLTTVAEGVETQGQLDFLKQNQCDRIQGVLFSHAVPAEQLERMLLEDKCFFEGV, encoded by the coding sequence ATGACTAAGATTCTAGTTATTGAAGATATGGAATCGCTCCGCGAGGAGATGATCGAGGCACTCTCCTATGAAGGTTTTGATGTCATTGGGGCGGAAAATGGAGTTGTGGGGGTGAGATTAGCGCTAGAGCATCTACCTAATTTGATTGTCTGCGACGTGATGATGCCAGAGCTAGATGGCTACGAGACGCTCGCCACTCTCCGCCGAGAACCCTCAACAGCTACTATCCCATTTATTTTCCTTACTGCTAAAGCTGATAAAGCGGATATGAGACAAGGGATGGAATTGGGGGCAGATGATTATTTAACCAAACCATTCACGATCGAGGAACTGCTGAGCGCGATCGCGGCTCGCTTAAAGAAACAGGCAACCCTACAAGAACGAGTCGAGCGGGAGCTCAAACAAACTGAGTCCAGGATGACATATCTGGCTCAACATGATGACCTCACTAACCTGCCAAATCGCTTGCTGTTCCACGACCTGCTGCAACAGGCAGTTGCCCAGGCTGCGACACAAAGGCAGAACCTTGTGTTGGGGTTCCTGGATATCGATCAGTTCCATATCATTAACAACACCTTGGGTCACGATATTGGCGATCTGCTGCTGCAAGCCCTAGCTCGGCGCTTGCAAGACAAGCTGCCTCCTCCTCATCTAGTGGCACGCTTGAGGGGTGACGTGTTTGCCATCATCTTGGTTAACTTAGTTAATCCTGAAGAAGCGGAACTTAAAAATATGGCACAGAATATCCTTGATTTTGTGTCACTTCCCTATAAAATCTACGGCCACGAAATATTTACTACTGCTAGCTTAGGTCTTACTGTATATCCCAACGATAGCTTGGAAGTAGATGGCCTGATTAAAAATGCTGATACGGCGATGTACTATGCTAAGGAGGCGGGCAGAAATAGCTACAAGTTCTACACGTCAGAGTTGAACGCCAAGACAGCCGAGGTGATGGCTCTGGAAAATAGTTTGCGCCGCGCACTCGATCGCCAAGAATTTCGTCTATTTTATCAACCCCAGTTCTCTCTAGCTACAGGTAAGATAGTTGGTGCCGAGGCATTATTGCGCTGGCAACACCCAGAATTAGGCATAATCGCACCTAGTAAGTTTATCCATTTAGCTGAAAACTCGGGCTTAATTCTGCGGCTGAGCGAATGGGTAGTGCATACTGCTTGCGCTCAGTATGCGGCATGGGAGGCATCTGGGGTAAAGCTCAACCGCCTTGCCATCAATATTTCAGGCCAGCATTACCGCCAGGGAAATCTCATCGATCTGTTGAAAGAAATGCTCGGCAAGTACAACTTTCAGCCTCAAAGCTTGGAATTAGAGATTACAGAGCGGGTAATCACTAAAGATGCAGATGTGACGCTGCCAGTGCTTTCAGAATTGAGACACATGGGTTTGCGCATCGCGATCGATGACTTTGGCACGGGCTTCTCATCGCTCAGCTATCTCAGAAATTTTCCCGTAGATACAATCAAAATCGATCGCTGCTTTGTACGAGACATTACCACAGATAAACATGATGCCGCGATCGCGATGGCGATTATCGATTTAGCCCACACTCTCTCGCTTACCACGGTCGCAGAAGGTGTAGAAACTCAAGGTCAACTTGATTTCCTCAAGCAAAATCAGTGCGATCGAATTCAGGGAGTTCTATTTAGTCATGCTGTCCCTGCCGAACAACTGGAGCGGATGCTACTAGAGGATAAATGTTTCTTCGAAGGGGTTTAG
- a CDS encoding DUF2973 domain-containing protein, protein MLEILYIVAFTALSLFAVVNLIRSMISLAQNEGRSQYRYSNGRKLNKTRGDRLIHPEMLDNNGNLIDEPLLVIRAMGVEDARSRLDELYESSPGFDN, encoded by the coding sequence ATGTTGGAGATTCTATATATCGTTGCATTCACTGCCCTTTCGCTATTTGCCGTAGTCAACCTGATTCGGAGCATGATCTCCTTGGCTCAAAATGAGGGCAGAAGCCAGTACCGCTATTCCAATGGCCGCAAATTAAATAAAACCAGGGGCGATCGCCTGATTCACCCGGAGATGCTAGACAACAATGGCAACTTGATCGACGAGCCGTTGCTAGTAATTCGAGCGATGGGAGTCGAAGATGCCCGTTCCCGTCTTGATGAACTGTACGAATCCTCGCCAGGTTTTGATAACTAG
- a CDS encoding methyltransferase domain-containing protein encodes MSTWNPDLYLQFATERTQPSIDLVGRIQVANPTRIVDLGCGPGNSTAILRQRWPNAEAIGLDRSAEMIAAASKTYPSARWLLADISTWTADTPFDIAFSNATLHWLPDHAWLFPHLLAQVAPDGAFAVQIPARDLSPLRQVILEVASDPQWDRRMDKARQAQTREKPSFYYDVLQPIASRIDIWETEYYHVMDSPKAIVNWCRGSGLRPFLAALESEAEKLRFEQLILEGYTKAYPCQKDGRILFPFRRLFVIAYR; translated from the coding sequence ATGTCAACCTGGAACCCCGATCTTTACCTACAATTTGCCACCGAAAGAACGCAACCATCAATCGATTTGGTCGGACGCATTCAAGTGGCGAACCCAACTCGGATCGTTGACTTGGGGTGTGGGCCGGGTAACAGTACTGCCATTCTGCGGCAGCGTTGGCCGAATGCGGAAGCGATTGGTCTCGATCGCTCTGCAGAAATGATCGCTGCTGCGTCCAAAACTTATCCATCTGCACGTTGGCTCCTGGCAGATATTTCCACCTGGACTGCGGATACCCCATTTGACATTGCATTCTCCAATGCAACGTTGCATTGGTTGCCAGACCACGCGTGGTTGTTTCCGCATTTACTCGCACAAGTTGCGCCCGATGGGGCGTTTGCGGTTCAAATCCCCGCCAGAGATCTGTCTCCCTTGCGTCAAGTGATATTGGAAGTGGCAAGCGATCCGCAGTGGGATCGGAGGATGGATAAAGCGCGACAAGCGCAGACGAGAGAAAAGCCCTCATTTTATTACGACGTGCTGCAACCGATCGCGTCGCGGATCGATATTTGGGAGACGGAGTACTATCACGTTATGGACAGCCCGAAAGCTATCGTCAATTGGTGTCGCGGCAGTGGCTTGCGTCCTTTTTTAGCAGCGTTAGAGAGCGAAGCGGAAAAGCTGCGTTTCGAGCAACTTATCCTGGAAGGATATACAAAAGCATATCCATGCCAGAAAGACGGACGCATTTTATTCCCCTTTCGCAGGTTGTTCGTTATTGCTTACCGTTGA
- a CDS encoding AraC family transcriptional regulator: protein MVKVTMQSDKSPRVYTPQELVDLFPHSPLLTSYSTPWQNIKMAYMRQPAYEMPEVCTTIHNILIYTNPHSAERTIDGITMKESVAPGNIAIIPANLSHRRCWKDNLEIIAIGLEPSLFAHLLDDATVSTATELVPQFATPDPLTYQVGLSLKTVFEQTPIGSRLYAETTATMLAVHLLQYYGRRKPEFKDYTDGLPQFALRQVADYIQANLDRDLGLAELAAIAHLSPHYFARLFKRSMGLTPHQFVLRCRIERAKTLLLNGKDTIADIAQQVGFANQAHLSVHVKRLLGVTPKTIRSQGKNW, encoded by the coding sequence ATGGTAAAAGTGACAATGCAGTCTGACAAATCTCCAAGGGTTTACACGCCTCAAGAGTTGGTGGATCTATTTCCACATTCACCGCTTTTAACGAGCTACTCAACGCCCTGGCAAAACATTAAAATGGCTTATATGCGTCAGCCGGCATATGAAATGCCGGAAGTTTGCACTACGATACATAACATTCTTATCTATACGAATCCTCATTCAGCAGAGCGCACTATAGATGGCATCACTATGAAGGAATCAGTCGCTCCTGGAAACATCGCCATTATTCCTGCGAATCTATCTCATAGACGTTGTTGGAAAGATAATTTGGAAATAATTGCAATCGGACTAGAGCCTTCTCTATTTGCCCATTTGCTTGATGATGCAACAGTTAGTACTGCAACAGAACTAGTGCCTCAGTTTGCAACGCCAGATCCTTTAACATATCAAGTTGGTTTATCACTTAAAACTGTTTTCGAACAAACCCCGATTGGCAGTCGATTATATGCAGAAACAACTGCGACAATGCTGGCAGTGCATTTACTTCAATACTACGGACGACGAAAGCCAGAATTCAAAGACTATACAGATGGATTACCTCAATTCGCTTTGCGTCAAGTGGCTGACTATATCCAAGCGAATCTCGATCGCGACTTGGGTTTAGCAGAACTGGCAGCGATCGCACACCTGAGTCCCCACTACTTCGCGCGATTGTTCAAGCGATCGATGGGATTAACCCCACATCAGTTCGTATTGCGCTGTCGAATAGAACGGGCGAAAACCTTGCTATTAAATGGAAAAGATACGATTGCCGATATTGCCCAACAAGTGGGATTTGCCAATCAAGCACATCTTAGCGTTCATGTCAAGCGTTTGCTCGGCGTAACACCCAAAACGATCCGCTCGCAAGGTAAGAATTGGTAA
- a CDS encoding PAS domain S-box protein: MEQILDRIACGIIQIAVEGEKLNLLKVNSAFSQMLAMPSQDLEGRDLDKLPPQLEQSEFGRSLLTHTQQCQSRNQPVSYTEFLERDGTFYTIATTLSPVLDAEGHVYQIIGICQDLHQHVNKQDVQDWHRQIQAERFAHLIEKTSDAVIVVDREGKVQYVNQAAETLFNRPVSELVGEIFGLPVISGERTDVDIIRKGGEPAAAEMRVVETKGEGEIAYIVASLRDITERKQAEESLKLRERAIAASSNGIIITDTRQSDNPIIYANPGFERITGYSAAEVLGRNCRFLQGQEHNQLGLTELRNCIREQRECHVVLSNYRKDGSQFWNDLYISPVFNEYGELTNYVGVQNDITERVKTELELYESAARLSTILTTVKEGITFSNEWGHFEVFNPEMENITGYTMQEANTCGDFTSLLYPDPHDRHVALERLALFDRPGATSEVETTICTKSGERKNVLVSTSVVSYKGQKMFLSAYHDITERKRNEEKLRHQREREHLLNAITLEIRRELNLEKILTTTVAEVRKLLHSDRVVIYQFRPDWGGGVVVESVLSIADSILGVSISEPVFNQEYIENYRQGRTSTIDDALTANISDCYRQMLEQFKIRANLVVPIVFGERLWGLLVAHQCHEPRSWQKFEVELLKQIANHVAIAIQQAELYQERQVLNTELQVLNADLERQVAERTAQLEMQQQELRQSLEKEKELGELKSRFVSIASHEFRTPLATIQAASDLLKHYSHKMTEQKRIERLDKIQAEVKNMTSLLEEVLIIGKAEAGKLELHPTSVDLREFCHNIIDDAYHSLGTKHQIDFSSEGECYNAVVDAKLLRQIIDNLISNAIKYSPQGGEVGLHLVCRPEQTIIKISDRGIGIPPEDINQIFDSFYRSGNVGNISGTGLGLTIAKASVELHGGSLTVESEVNVGTTFTVRIPNKIANMQIS; the protein is encoded by the coding sequence ATGGAGCAGATTTTAGATCGTATTGCCTGTGGCATTATTCAAATCGCCGTAGAGGGAGAGAAACTCAACTTGCTGAAAGTTAATTCCGCCTTCAGTCAGATGCTTGCCATGCCGTCGCAGGATCTAGAGGGACGAGATCTAGATAAACTACCACCGCAATTGGAGCAATCGGAATTTGGGCGATCGCTGCTTACCCATACCCAACAATGTCAATCGCGCAACCAACCAGTTAGCTATACAGAATTCTTGGAACGGGACGGCACATTTTATACAATCGCCACAACGCTTTCACCCGTACTTGATGCCGAGGGGCACGTCTATCAAATCATCGGCATTTGTCAGGATTTACATCAGCATGTAAATAAACAAGACGTGCAGGACTGGCACAGACAGATCCAGGCAGAGCGGTTTGCCCACCTGATCGAGAAAACCAGCGACGCGGTTATTGTGGTGGATCGCGAAGGTAAGGTGCAGTATGTCAATCAGGCGGCGGAAACCCTCTTTAACCGTCCCGTCTCCGAATTGGTCGGCGAAATATTTGGTCTCCCCGTGATTTCTGGCGAACGCACCGATGTTGACATTATTCGTAAGGGAGGGGAGCCAGCCGCAGCGGAAATGCGAGTAGTCGAGACAAAGGGGGAGGGGGAAATTGCCTATATCGTTGCTTCATTGCGAGATATTACCGAACGCAAACAAGCTGAAGAGTCGCTCAAATTACGCGAAAGGGCGATCGCTGCCAGTAGTAACGGCATTATCATCACCGATACCAGACAGAGCGACAACCCAATTATCTATGCTAACCCTGGTTTCGAGCGCATTACTGGTTATAGTGCGGCTGAAGTACTCGGTCGCAATTGTCGATTTTTGCAAGGACAGGAACACAACCAACTGGGCTTAACGGAACTGCGCAATTGCATTCGCGAGCAACGGGAATGTCATGTAGTTCTTTCCAACTATCGCAAGGATGGCTCGCAATTCTGGAACGATCTGTACATATCACCTGTATTCAACGAGTACGGGGAATTGACTAACTATGTTGGCGTGCAAAATGATATTACCGAGAGAGTAAAAACGGAGTTGGAGCTATACGAGAGCGCGGCTCGCCTCAGCACGATTCTGACAACGGTCAAAGAAGGGATCACCTTTAGCAATGAATGGGGACATTTTGAGGTGTTCAATCCTGAGATGGAAAACATCACCGGCTACACCATGCAAGAAGCCAATACCTGCGGTGATTTTACCAGCCTGCTATATCCCGACCCCCACGATCGCCATGTAGCCCTGGAACGCCTTGCCCTCTTCGATCGCCCAGGTGCTACCAGTGAAGTGGAAACCACTATTTGCACCAAGAGCGGCGAGCGCAAAAACGTCTTAGTTTCCACTTCAGTCGTATCCTACAAAGGTCAGAAGATGTTTTTGAGCGCGTATCACGATATTACCGAGCGCAAGCGCAACGAAGAGAAACTCCGTCACCAAAGAGAGCGCGAACATTTGCTTAACGCCATTACCCTGGAAATTCGGCGCGAGTTAAACCTGGAAAAAATTCTCACGACTACAGTGGCGGAAGTACGAAAACTACTGCATTCAGATCGGGTGGTGATCTATCAATTTCGACCGGATTGGGGTGGTGGGGTGGTGGTAGAATCAGTGCTCTCCATTGCCGATTCCATCTTAGGTGTCTCCATTAGCGAACCCGTTTTCAATCAGGAATACATCGAAAACTATCGACAGGGACGCACCAGCACCATAGACGACGCTCTGACTGCCAATATCAGCGATTGCTATCGCCAAATGTTAGAGCAATTTAAAATCAGAGCTAATCTCGTAGTTCCGATTGTTTTTGGTGAAAGGCTATGGGGATTATTAGTAGCGCACCAATGCCACGAGCCGCGATCGTGGCAGAAGTTTGAGGTGGAGTTGCTCAAGCAAATTGCCAACCACGTTGCGATCGCCATTCAACAGGCAGAACTCTATCAAGAAAGACAAGTTCTCAATACGGAGCTACAGGTACTCAATGCGGATTTAGAAAGGCAGGTGGCGGAACGAACGGCACAATTGGAAATGCAGCAACAAGAACTACGACAATCTTTAGAGAAAGAAAAGGAATTGGGCGAGTTAAAATCGCGCTTTGTCTCGATCGCCTCCCATGAGTTTCGCACGCCGTTAGCTACAATTCAAGCGGCTAGCGACTTGCTCAAACATTACAGTCATAAAATGACAGAACAAAAGCGCATAGAGCGACTTGATAAAATTCAGGCAGAAGTGAAGAATATGACATCTTTGTTAGAGGAGGTCTTAATTATTGGTAAGGCCGAGGCTGGGAAGCTAGAGCTACATCCCACATCCGTCGATTTGAGGGAATTTTGCCACAATATTATCGACGATGCCTATCATTCGCTCGGCACCAAGCACCAGATCGATTTCTCTAGTGAAGGGGAATGTTATAACGCCGTGGTGGATGCTAAATTGCTCCGCCAGATTATTGATAACTTAATTTCTAATGCGATTAAATATTCGCCCCAGGGAGGTGAGGTCGGTTTGCATCTGGTTTGTCGGCCCGAGCAAACTATTATTAAAATTAGCGATCGCGGGATCGGCATACCTCCAGAAGACATTAACCAAATCTTTGATTCTTTTTATAGATCGGGAAACGTTGGTAATATTTCGGGAACGGGTCTGGGGCTAACCATTGCCAAAGCCTCCGTAGAGCTACACGGTGGCAGTCTAACTGTTGAAAGTGAAGTTAATGTCGGCACTACTTTTACAGTCAGGATCCCGAATAAAATAGCTAATATGCAGATTTCCTAG